A window from Candidatus Eisenbacteria bacterium encodes these proteins:
- a CDS encoding ABC transporter ATP-binding protein — protein MERGDTHGGRPVRLIAGAASSAPAGAGAWPPAGAPVVLSLRGLGKAYRHPLTLRRSGGLEDVSFEIARGETFGLLGPNGAGKTTTIKLLLGLLRPSSGTGSIFGHPLGSREARACLGFLPENPYFYDYLSAPEFLDLCGSLSGMDAGARRRRVCELLEELDLAEAGTRPLRKYSKGMLQRVGLAQALIADPELLVLDEPMSGLDPLGRRLVRDLVLRLKKRGKTILMSTHILPDVEHLCDRVGILNRGRLVRCLDLAELTSGVRGGAEIRLRGLPDVAGARWPGDPTIERGVDTALVRVADAALLNPLLTSLAASGAEILAVQRDQFRLEDVFLRLLEGRDVGEPDREAV, from the coding sequence ATGGAAAGAGGCGACACCCACGGCGGGCGACCGGTTCGGTTGATCGCCGGCGCGGCCAGTTCCGCGCCGGCGGGGGCAGGCGCTTGGCCGCCGGCTGGCGCGCCCGTGGTGCTTAGCCTGCGGGGGCTCGGGAAGGCCTACCGCCATCCGCTGACCCTGCGCCGCTCGGGAGGACTCGAAGACGTGAGCTTCGAGATCGCCCGCGGGGAGACCTTCGGCCTCCTGGGCCCCAACGGGGCGGGCAAGACCACCACCATCAAGCTGCTGCTGGGCCTGCTCCGGCCTTCCTCGGGGACCGGGTCCATCTTCGGACACCCGCTGGGCTCGCGCGAGGCGCGCGCCTGCCTGGGCTTCCTGCCCGAGAACCCGTACTTCTACGATTACCTGAGCGCCCCGGAGTTCCTGGACCTGTGCGGCAGCCTCTCGGGCATGGACGCCGGGGCGCGGCGGCGACGCGTCTGCGAGCTGCTGGAGGAGTTGGACCTCGCGGAGGCCGGCACGCGCCCGTTGCGGAAGTACTCCAAGGGCATGCTGCAGCGCGTGGGACTCGCGCAGGCGCTGATCGCCGATCCCGAGCTGCTGGTTCTGGACGAGCCCATGAGTGGCCTGGATCCGCTGGGCCGCCGCCTGGTGCGCGACCTGGTGCTGCGCCTGAAGAAGCGGGGAAAGACGATTCTCATGAGCACCCACATCCTGCCCGACGTGGAGCACCTGTGCGATCGCGTGGGGATCCTCAACCGGGGCCGCCTGGTGCGCTGCCTGGACCTGGCCGAGCTCACCTCGGGGGTCCGCGGCGGCGCGGAGATCCGCCTGCGCGGCCTGCCCGACGTGGCCGGGGCGCGCTGGCCCGGCGATCCCACGATCGAGCGCGGGGTGGACACCGCGCTGGTGCGGGTGGCCGACGCCGCGTTGCTCAACCCGCTGCTCACTTCGCTGGCCGCCTCGGGGGCGGAGATCCTGGCGGTGCAGCGCGACCAGTTCCGGCTCGAGGACGTGTTCCTGCGCCTGCTCGAGGGGCGCGACGTCGGCGAGCCCGACCGGGAGGCCGTGTGA
- a CDS encoding ABC transporter permease subunit: MNRVAAIAANTFREALRQRVLYLSVGFMLFLFAAAHVLSPLALGEGPRVVRDVGLSMVSLFGMILVVMVGTSLLHKELERRSIFVLLSKPVGRSEYLLGKYAGLVAMLALSAALMTVAVFLADRWMSRAWHPVILLCGLATVVELMVLTSWTMVFSAVASPLLAGVFTLGCYVIGNCVADLRDLAALMPAGGGVLTWVSYALPNLYVFNFRAQVAAGQWPEASQLGFALMYGLLYCALTLTVATGLFRRREFA, translated from the coding sequence GTGAACCGCGTCGCCGCCATCGCCGCCAACACCTTTCGCGAGGCGCTGCGCCAGCGGGTGCTGTACCTGTCCGTGGGCTTCATGCTGTTCCTGTTTGCCGCCGCCCACGTGCTTTCGCCGCTGGCGCTGGGCGAGGGCCCCCGGGTGGTCCGCGACGTGGGCCTGAGCATGGTGAGCCTTTTCGGGATGATCCTCGTGGTAATGGTGGGCACGTCGCTGCTGCACAAGGAGCTGGAGCGCCGCAGCATCTTCGTGCTGCTGAGCAAGCCGGTGGGCCGCAGCGAGTACCTGCTGGGCAAGTACGCCGGCCTGGTGGCCATGCTGGCGCTCTCGGCCGCGCTCATGACCGTGGCGGTGTTCCTGGCCGACCGCTGGATGAGCCGCGCGTGGCACCCGGTAATCCTGTTGTGCGGTCTGGCCACCGTCGTCGAGCTGATGGTGCTCACTTCGTGGACCATGGTCTTCTCGGCGGTGGCCTCGCCACTGCTGGCGGGGGTGTTCACCCTGGGCTGCTACGTGATCGGGAACTGCGTCGCCGACCTGCGCGACCTTGCGGCGCTGATGCCGGCGGGGGGCGGGGTGCTGACCTGGGTCTCCTACGCGCTGCCCAACCTGTACGTGTTCAACTTCCGGGCCCAGGTGGCCGCCGGGCAATGGCCGGAGGCGTCCCAGCTGGGATTCGCGCTGATGTACGGCCTGCTGTATTGCGCGCTGACGCTGACGGTGGCCACCGGCCTGTTCCGGCGGCGGGAGTTCGCATGA
- a CDS encoding sigma-54-dependent Fis family transcriptional regulator has protein sequence MPQNKILVVDDEQSMCQFLSLMLRREGYLVTAVNRGQEALEKLKEEEFDVVITDIKMPEMDGLEVLTSVKKHDPGIPVIILTAFASQRSAIEAVNRGAFQYLEKNAKNDDIKMVVKSALEMRKVRSENTFLKRQLRRTHEEREIIGSSDGMVRVFKMVDKVAETDSTIMIFGESGTGKELIAREVHYRSRRSQGPFVSINCGAIPRDLLESNLFGHVKGSFTGAVRDQAGLFTVAEGGTFFLDEVGEMPAATQVKLLRALQEREIIPVGGTSPIKIDVRLVAATNADLEKQVAEGHFRPDLFFRLNVIPVHLPPLRDRLDDIPLLVDHFLKKLALGRDGKVLSVGKDAMECLARYDWPGNVRELENVMERAVILNESGAIGLEDLPDKVRRGSSATPSLVIDRPSMTLEELEKQYILRVLEFTNWQKKRAAQLLGINPSTLYRKLVGYGMHTEGAEEGDSDAA, from the coding sequence ATGCCGCAGAACAAGATCCTGGTGGTGGACGACGAACAGAGCATGTGCCAGTTCCTGTCGCTGATGCTGCGGCGGGAGGGCTATCTCGTCACGGCGGTCAACCGCGGCCAGGAGGCCCTCGAGAAGCTCAAGGAGGAGGAGTTCGACGTCGTCATCACGGACATCAAGATGCCCGAGATGGACGGCCTCGAGGTCCTCACCTCCGTGAAGAAGCATGATCCCGGGATCCCGGTGATCATCCTTACCGCGTTCGCCTCGCAGCGCTCCGCGATCGAGGCGGTGAACCGCGGGGCGTTCCAGTATCTCGAGAAGAACGCCAAGAACGACGACATCAAGATGGTGGTGAAGAGCGCGCTGGAAATGCGCAAGGTGCGCTCCGAGAACACCTTCCTCAAGCGCCAGCTGCGGCGCACGCACGAGGAGCGCGAGATCATCGGCAGCAGCGACGGCATGGTCCGGGTGTTCAAGATGGTGGACAAGGTCGCGGAGACCGACAGCACCATCATGATCTTCGGGGAGAGCGGCACGGGCAAGGAGCTGATCGCGCGCGAGGTGCACTACCGCAGCCGGCGCTCCCAGGGCCCGTTCGTCTCCATCAACTGCGGCGCCATCCCGCGGGACCTCCTGGAGAGCAATCTCTTCGGGCACGTGAAGGGCTCGTTCACCGGCGCGGTGCGCGACCAGGCCGGGCTGTTCACGGTGGCCGAGGGTGGCACGTTCTTCCTGGACGAGGTGGGCGAGATGCCCGCCGCCACGCAGGTGAAGCTGCTGCGGGCGCTCCAGGAGCGCGAGATCATCCCGGTGGGCGGCACCAGCCCGATCAAGATTGACGTGCGCCTGGTGGCGGCCACCAACGCCGACCTCGAGAAACAGGTGGCCGAGGGCCACTTCCGCCCCGACCTGTTCTTCCGGCTCAACGTGATCCCGGTGCACCTGCCGCCCCTGCGGGACCGCCTGGACGACATCCCGCTGCTGGTGGACCACTTCCTGAAGAAGCTGGCCCTGGGCCGCGACGGCAAGGTGCTCTCCGTGGGCAAGGACGCCATGGAGTGCCTGGCCCGCTACGACTGGCCGGGCAACGTGCGCGAGCTGGAGAACGTGATGGAGCGCGCCGTGATCCTGAACGAGTCCGGCGCCATCGGCCTCGAGGACCTGCCGGACAAGGTCCGCCGCGGCAGCAGCGCCACCCCCAGCCTGGTGATTGACCGGCCGAGCATGACCCTGGAGGAGCTGGAGAAGCAGTACATCCTGCGGGTGCTGGAGTTCACCAACTGGCAGAAGAAGCGCGCCGCTCAATTGCTGGGCATCAACCCGTCCACCCTCTATCGCAAGCTGGTGGGCTACGGCATGCATACCGAGGGAGCGGAGGAGGGCGACTCCGACGCGGCGTAG
- the pilM gene encoding type IV pilus assembly protein PilM, protein MIFRKQRSVVGLDLGSHTIKAVELETTPAGPRLINMGVSEPLDEAIVDGEIIDRQMVVDALRRLFETRRFKSKRVVTSVSGRAVIVKPITMDRLGETEARQAIVWEAEQHVPYDVNDVVLDFEILDPQGEGKQMQVLLVAAKKDLVMSQADLLREAGLTPVAVDVDSFAIQNAVEVNYTLDEKEMVTLVNVGAELTNINVIQNGRPLFTKDLQLGGNNVEEALQRKLGLTQSEAQAIVQGRAPSKPEHMETLRAAFEPLSTGIERAASYIKSGAESEKIDRIFLSGGCARIEGLKQFLEERHHVPVEVVNPMNRIPYDPAVFGAQDPESLAPSLAVGMGLALRSVGDK, encoded by the coding sequence GTGATCTTCAGGAAACAGAGGTCGGTGGTCGGGCTGGATCTCGGCAGCCACACCATCAAGGCGGTCGAGCTGGAGACCACACCGGCCGGGCCGAGGCTCATCAACATGGGCGTCTCGGAACCGCTGGACGAGGCCATCGTGGACGGCGAGATCATCGACCGCCAGATGGTCGTGGACGCGCTGCGCCGGCTGTTCGAGACGCGGCGGTTCAAGTCCAAGAGGGTGGTGACCTCGGTCAGCGGCCGCGCGGTGATCGTCAAGCCCATCACCATGGACCGGCTGGGGGAGACCGAGGCGCGCCAGGCGATCGTGTGGGAGGCCGAGCAGCACGTGCCCTACGACGTCAACGACGTGGTGCTGGATTTCGAGATCCTCGACCCGCAGGGCGAGGGCAAGCAGATGCAGGTGCTGCTGGTGGCGGCCAAGAAGGACCTGGTCATGTCGCAGGCCGACCTGCTGCGCGAGGCGGGGCTCACCCCGGTGGCCGTGGACGTGGACTCCTTCGCCATCCAGAACGCCGTGGAAGTGAACTACACGCTGGACGAGAAGGAGATGGTCACGCTGGTCAACGTGGGCGCCGAGCTCACCAACATCAACGTGATCCAGAACGGGCGCCCGCTGTTCACCAAGGATCTTCAACTGGGCGGCAACAACGTGGAGGAGGCGCTGCAGCGGAAGCTGGGCCTCACCCAGTCGGAGGCGCAGGCCATCGTGCAGGGCCGCGCGCCGTCCAAGCCGGAGCACATGGAAACGCTGCGGGCGGCGTTCGAGCCCCTGTCCACCGGGATCGAGCGGGCCGCTTCGTACATCAAGTCGGGCGCGGAGAGCGAGAAGATCGACCGGATCTTCCTCTCCGGCGGGTGCGCGCGCATCGAGGGGCTGAAGCAGTTCCTGGAGGAGCGGCACCACGTCCCGGTGGAAGTGGTCAACCCGATGAACCGCATCCCGTATGACCCGGCGGTGTTCGGCGCCCAGGACCCCGAGAGCCTGGCGCCGTCGCTGGCCGTGGGCATGGGCCTGGCGCTCAGGAGCGTGGGGGACAAATGA
- the pilO gene encoding type 4a pilus biogenesis protein PilO, with the protein MKRIDLKDPNTQRSVLSFLGVGLLAYLFFFAPFVPGNYQARAKRLGELKSKYSALSSDLTKARQAVASLDRLEDESRKLHERWATVREQLPDQRELASLLRKITLAGSQAGVRFHLFKPEPPVASQFYTDNPVRVTVVGGYHQVATFLSEVAGLGRLVNSHDLTMTTYTQDSPDFTTQAMFVASAYTLGGSGPSSASKGAKATTAKGAKRDAHQTASVTP; encoded by the coding sequence GTGAAGCGCATTGATCTGAAGGATCCCAATACGCAGCGCTCGGTGCTCTCGTTCCTGGGTGTCGGATTGCTGGCGTACCTGTTCTTCTTCGCGCCGTTCGTGCCGGGCAACTACCAGGCCCGGGCCAAGCGGCTGGGAGAGCTGAAGTCGAAGTACTCGGCCCTGAGCAGCGACCTGACCAAGGCGCGCCAGGCGGTGGCCAGCCTGGACCGCCTCGAGGACGAGAGCCGCAAGCTCCACGAGCGCTGGGCGACCGTGCGCGAGCAGCTGCCCGACCAGCGCGAGCTGGCCAGCCTGCTGCGCAAGATCACCCTCGCGGGCTCGCAGGCGGGGGTGCGCTTCCACCTGTTCAAGCCGGAGCCCCCGGTCGCGAGCCAGTTCTACACCGACAACCCCGTGCGCGTCACCGTCGTCGGGGGCTACCACCAGGTGGCCACGTTCCTGAGCGAGGTGGCCGGGCTGGGCCGGCTGGTGAACAGCCACGACCTGACCATGACCACGTACACCCAGGACAGCCCCGATTTCACCACGCAGGCCATGTTCGTGGCCTCGGCATACACCCTGGGAGGCTCCGGGCCCAGCTCGGCCTCGAAGGGCGCCAAGGCGACTACGGCAAAAGGAGCGAAGCGCGATGCGCATCAGACTGCCAGCGTCACGCCCTGA
- a CDS encoding PAS domain S-box protein, with the protein MLAALIEPVAPRDRSRTGALLVRGGILALTGCMTLLGPHHPGAETAVSLLVVVGVALTLVERFALRRFGESAEITAHYVGDVGLLTAALVLGGDLQGQFAPIYLLVVAAAGSAAGMGGGLTCGTLAALAYPATLWLTHPRGADVDWPRATVLSLVFLSVGALAGTLGQRSREHRTALEDAHRRLHRMQLDTACIVRNMSSGLMTADLEGRIGICNPAAEEILGLAPGGAAGRILAEALPPGVRPFRGILDAAILAGVVHQRAEVDIVRGSGSEIPLGISTSLLREPDGRRRGVVAVFQDLTEARERARRARRQETLAGIGELAAGVAHEIRNCLNPITGSIELLKTEFRVDGEGGRLMDLITHEGERLNQFIAELLDFARMEELRPGPVDLGALLEETARLLECHPKRRPDHQVRCEIATPCWARVDGEQLKRVFVNLGVNALEATDGPGTLMLRLDTAAPGGRRDEVAIVFEDEGQGIREDHLPHVFEPFFTTKRGGTGLGLSLARQVVERHGGHISARSEGRGTRMSVTLPLEEVATPPARAA; encoded by the coding sequence ATGCTCGCGGCGCTGATCGAGCCGGTCGCGCCCCGGGACCGGTCGCGGACCGGCGCGCTGCTGGTGAGGGGCGGCATCCTGGCCCTGACCGGGTGCATGACCCTGCTGGGGCCCCACCACCCGGGTGCGGAGACAGCGGTCTCGCTCCTGGTCGTGGTGGGGGTGGCGCTGACCCTGGTGGAGCGGTTCGCGCTCCGCCGCTTCGGCGAGTCGGCGGAGATCACCGCCCACTACGTCGGCGACGTGGGGCTCCTGACCGCGGCGCTGGTGCTGGGCGGGGACCTGCAGGGGCAGTTCGCGCCGATCTACCTGCTGGTGGTGGCGGCCGCGGGTTCCGCGGCCGGAATGGGCGGCGGGCTGACCTGTGGCACGCTGGCCGCGCTGGCCTACCCCGCGACACTCTGGCTCACGCACCCCCGCGGAGCCGACGTGGACTGGCCCCGGGCCACGGTGCTCTCGCTGGTGTTCCTCAGCGTGGGCGCCCTGGCGGGCACGCTGGGGCAGCGCTCCCGCGAGCACCGCACTGCGCTCGAGGACGCGCATCGTCGCCTGCACCGCATGCAACTCGACACCGCGTGCATCGTGCGGAACATGTCCAGCGGGCTGATGACGGCCGACCTCGAGGGCCGCATCGGCATCTGCAACCCCGCCGCGGAGGAAATCCTGGGGCTCGCCCCGGGGGGCGCGGCCGGGCGGATCCTGGCCGAGGCGCTCCCGCCCGGCGTGCGGCCCTTCCGGGGCATCCTGGACGCGGCGATCCTCGCCGGGGTGGTGCACCAGCGGGCCGAGGTGGACATCGTGCGGGGCAGCGGCAGCGAGATTCCCCTGGGGATCAGCACCTCGCTGCTGCGCGAGCCCGACGGGCGGCGGCGCGGGGTGGTGGCGGTGTTCCAGGACCTTACCGAGGCGCGTGAGCGCGCGCGGCGGGCGCGGCGCCAGGAAACGCTGGCGGGCATCGGGGAGCTGGCCGCGGGAGTGGCGCACGAGATCCGCAACTGCCTCAACCCCATCACCGGCTCCATCGAGCTGCTGAAGACGGAGTTCCGGGTGGACGGTGAGGGCGGGCGGCTGATGGACCTGATCACGCACGAGGGCGAACGGCTGAACCAGTTCATAGCAGAGTTGCTGGACTTCGCCCGCATGGAGGAGCTGCGCCCCGGCCCGGTGGACCTGGGGGCGCTGCTCGAGGAGACGGCCCGGCTGCTGGAGTGCCATCCGAAGCGCCGGCCCGACCACCAGGTCCGCTGCGAGATCGCCACCCCGTGCTGGGCGCGGGTGGACGGCGAGCAGCTCAAGCGGGTGTTCGTGAACCTGGGTGTGAACGCGCTGGAAGCCACCGACGGGCCGGGCACGCTGATGCTGCGGCTGGACACCGCGGCCCCGGGCGGGCGGCGCGACGAGGTCGCGATCGTGTTCGAGGACGAGGGCCAGGGCATCCGGGAGGATCACCTGCCCCACGTGTTCGAGCCCTTCTTCACCACCAAGCGCGGCGGCACGGGCCTGGGCCTGTCGCTGGCGCGCCAGGTGGTCGAGCGTCACGGCGGGCACATCTCGGCCCGCAGCGAGGGCCGCGGGACGCGAATGAGCGTCACGCTGCCCCTGGAGGAAGTCGCAACGCCCCCCGCGCGCGCCGCCTGA
- a CDS encoding type II secretion system F family protein translates to MPTYLWKGRTVSGDAQGGELTYESQEEALAYLRKKRILITSLTEKPRNIRIKMPGKGSVTVKELAIFTRQFATMIGAGLPLVQCLDILSKQTENAGFRAVITDVMHDVEAGSTLGDALNKHKRVFDDLFVNMVHAGEAGGVLDEILMRLATYIEKANALIRKVKGALTYPAVVLTVALGATIFMLMFIIPTFAKLFIDFGGELPLPTKIVMGASNFLRGYWWTLLIGAIGSAIAFKRYYATEAGHIMIDRLSLKMPVLGDVILKGGVARFTRTLGTLIASGVPILTGLEITARTAGNKILQMAIEATRTSIREGETIAAPLRASGVFPPMVVQMIAVGEQTGALDQMLNKIATFYEEEVDAAVETLTSVIEPVMIVIMGTIVGGMLVAMYLPMFKLINVVAGKG, encoded by the coding sequence ATGCCGACGTATCTCTGGAAAGGCCGGACTGTCAGCGGGGACGCCCAGGGCGGCGAGCTGACCTACGAGAGCCAGGAAGAGGCGCTCGCGTACCTGCGCAAGAAGCGCATCCTGATCACCTCGCTGACCGAGAAGCCCCGGAACATCCGCATCAAGATGCCGGGCAAGGGCAGCGTCACGGTGAAGGAGCTGGCCATCTTCACCCGCCAGTTCGCCACCATGATCGGGGCGGGCCTGCCGCTGGTGCAGTGCCTGGACATCCTCTCCAAGCAGACCGAGAACGCGGGCTTCCGCGCCGTCATCACCGACGTGATGCACGACGTGGAGGCCGGCTCCACGCTGGGCGACGCGCTGAACAAGCACAAGCGTGTGTTCGACGACCTGTTCGTGAACATGGTGCACGCGGGCGAGGCGGGCGGCGTGCTGGACGAAATCCTGATGCGCCTGGCCACCTACATCGAGAAGGCCAACGCCCTGATCCGCAAGGTGAAGGGCGCGCTGACCTACCCGGCGGTGGTGCTCACCGTGGCGCTGGGCGCGACCATCTTCATGCTGATGTTCATCATCCCGACCTTCGCCAAGCTGTTCATCGACTTCGGCGGGGAGCTGCCGCTGCCCACCAAGATCGTCATGGGAGCCTCCAACTTCCTGCGCGGCTACTGGTGGACGCTGCTGATCGGCGCCATCGGCTCGGCGATCGCGTTCAAGCGCTACTACGCCACCGAGGCCGGGCACATCATGATTGACCGGCTGTCGCTGAAGATGCCGGTGCTGGGCGACGTGATCCTGAAGGGCGGCGTGGCCCGGTTCACGCGCACCCTGGGCACCCTGATCGCCAGCGGCGTGCCGATCCTGACCGGGCTGGAGATCACCGCCCGCACCGCGGGCAACAAGATCCTCCAGATGGCCATCGAGGCCACCCGCACCAGCATCCGCGAGGGCGAGACCATCGCCGCGCCGCTGCGCGCCTCGGGCGTGTTCCCGCCCATGGTGGTGCAGATGATCGCGGTGGGCGAGCAGACCGGCGCGCTGGACCAGATGCTCAACAAGATCGCCACGTTCTACGAGGAGGAAGTGGACGCGGCGGTGGAAACCCTGACCTCGGTGATCGAGCCGGTGATGATCGTGATCATGGGCACCATCGTGGGCGGCATGCTGGTGGCCATGTACCTGCCGATGTTCAAGCTGATCAACGTGGTCGCCGGCAAGGGTTGA
- a CDS encoding PilN domain-containing protein: MIRINLLPPEERIARARKGPAVPWFALPLGAAGAVTLLAFASAGMQAARIQSLHKDIVKAEAETASLAPQIQRISLLARERADMDLRMSLLKRLEGSRYVRVQMLDELSRQLPDHVWITTLRENGPGRVQVEGVTFSNLMVADFMQRLDSSPLYEAVDLTVSERGTMEDRDVLKFTLTAQVSADLGATAEPPQPKQGVRRRES, from the coding sequence ATGATCCGGATCAACCTGCTGCCGCCGGAAGAGCGCATCGCCCGGGCGCGCAAGGGCCCGGCCGTCCCGTGGTTCGCGCTGCCGCTGGGCGCCGCCGGCGCGGTGACGCTGCTGGCGTTCGCGAGCGCCGGGATGCAGGCCGCGCGCATCCAGTCGCTGCACAAGGATATCGTCAAGGCGGAGGCGGAGACCGCCTCGCTGGCCCCCCAGATCCAGCGCATCAGCCTGCTGGCCCGCGAGCGGGCCGACATGGACCTGCGCATGTCGCTGCTCAAGCGGCTGGAGGGCAGCCGCTACGTGCGGGTGCAGATGCTGGACGAGCTGTCCCGGCAGCTGCCCGACCACGTGTGGATCACCACGCTGCGGGAGAACGGTCCGGGCAGGGTGCAGGTGGAGGGCGTCACCTTCAGCAACCTGATGGTGGCCGACTTCATGCAGCGCCTGGATTCCTCGCCGCTCTACGAGGCGGTGGACCTCACGGTGTCCGAGCGCGGCACCATGGAGGACCGTGACGTGCTCAAGTTCACCCTGACGGCGCAGGTCTCGGCCGACCTGGGCGCGACAGCCGAACCCCCGCAGCCGAAGCAGGGCGTGAGGAGGCGCGAGTCGTGA
- a CDS encoding PilT/PilU family type 4a pilus ATPase, whose product MWNMRALLEEMISRNASDLHLSAGIAPAYRVDGAVAMGEGEPLTPEDTQKLAYSVLTDEQRKRFEVSKELDLSFGIKGLSRFRANVFQQRGVISMAIRQIPYSVLAFEQLGLPPSCRELTLKPRGLVLVTGPTGSGKSTTLAAMLDLINGEREGHIITIEDPIEYVHTHRKCIVNQREVNTDTQTFAAALKYVLRQDPDIILVGEMRDLETIAAALTIAETGHLVFATLHTNSTFESVNRIVDVFPAEQQEQIRAQLAFCLEGVITQQLVPHVKGRGRVLVAEVLMVTQAVRAVVREGKVHQIYTLMQAGAKHGMQTMNQALYQAYINKKISMDECLGRSPNVQELEQLLGKTGSRAAA is encoded by the coding sequence ATGTGGAACATGAGAGCCCTGCTGGAGGAGATGATCTCCCGGAACGCCTCGGACCTGCACCTGAGCGCCGGCATCGCGCCCGCCTACCGCGTGGACGGTGCAGTGGCCATGGGGGAGGGCGAGCCGCTCACCCCGGAGGACACCCAGAAGCTGGCCTACAGCGTGCTCACCGACGAGCAGCGCAAGCGCTTCGAGGTGAGCAAGGAGCTGGACCTCTCCTTCGGTATCAAGGGCCTCTCGCGCTTCCGCGCCAACGTGTTCCAGCAGCGCGGCGTGATCTCGATGGCCATCCGGCAGATCCCGTACTCGGTGCTGGCGTTCGAGCAGCTGGGGTTGCCGCCCTCGTGCCGCGAGCTGACGCTGAAGCCCCGCGGGCTGGTGCTGGTCACCGGCCCCACCGGCTCCGGCAAGTCCACCACGCTGGCGGCCATGCTGGACCTGATCAACGGCGAGCGCGAGGGACACATCATCACCATCGAGGACCCCATCGAGTACGTGCACACGCACCGCAAGTGCATCGTGAACCAGCGTGAGGTGAACACCGACACGCAGACCTTCGCGGCGGCCCTCAAGTACGTGCTGCGGCAGGACCCCGACATCATCCTGGTGGGGGAGATGCGCGACCTCGAGACCATCGCCGCCGCGCTGACCATCGCCGAGACCGGTCACCTGGTGTTCGCCACGCTGCACACCAACAGCACCTTCGAGAGCGTGAACCGCATCGTGGACGTGTTCCCCGCGGAGCAGCAGGAGCAGATCCGCGCGCAGCTGGCCTTCTGCCTGGAGGGCGTGATCACCCAGCAGCTGGTGCCCCACGTGAAGGGCCGCGGGCGGGTGCTGGTGGCCGAGGTGCTGATGGTCACCCAGGCCGTGCGCGCGGTCGTTCGCGAGGGCAAGGTCCACCAGATCTACACCCTGATGCAGGCCGGCGCGAAGCACGGCATGCAGACCATGAACCAGGCCCTGTACCAGGCCTACATCAACAAGAAGATCTCCATGGACGAGTGCCTGGGCCGCAGCCCCAACGTGCAGGAGCTGGAGCAGCTCCTGGGCAAGACGGGATCGCGCGCAGCCGCGTAA
- a CDS encoding prepilin peptidase, whose product MPLGQSVIFWRSRCTACGHEIRFFDNVPLLSWVALGGRCRDCRTPISARYPLVEALTAAVFALIVASFGPTVTTLFRLGFAAAMVAVVFIDLDHQIIPDRITLPGLALGLAASFFGPPGPWGAVLGALVGGGTLYAVGWGYERLRRIEGMGGGDVKLGLMLGAFTGWQGALFTLMAASAAGAVVGLSMVAARRANGRTALPFGTFLAPAAILALLAAPAFFSWYGALLRR is encoded by the coding sequence ATGCCCCTGGGCCAGTCGGTGATCTTCTGGCGCTCGCGCTGCACCGCGTGCGGCCACGAGATCCGCTTCTTCGACAACGTGCCGCTGCTGTCGTGGGTGGCCCTGGGCGGGCGGTGCCGGGACTGCCGGACGCCGATCTCGGCCCGCTACCCCCTGGTGGAGGCCCTCACCGCGGCCGTCTTCGCGCTGATCGTCGCGAGCTTCGGACCGACCGTCACCACGCTGTTCCGCCTGGGCTTCGCCGCCGCGATGGTGGCGGTGGTCTTCATTGACCTGGATCACCAGATCATCCCGGACCGCATCACTCTGCCGGGACTGGCCCTGGGGCTGGCGGCGTCCTTCTTCGGGCCCCCGGGGCCGTGGGGGGCGGTGCTGGGCGCGCTGGTGGGCGGCGGCACGCTCTACGCGGTGGGCTGGGGCTACGAGAGGCTTCGGAGGATCGAAGGCATGGGTGGGGGGGACGTGAAGCTGGGCCTCATGCTGGGGGCGTTCACCGGCTGGCAGGGGGCGCTGTTCACCCTGATGGCGGCCTCCGCGGCCGGGGCGGTGGTGGGGCTCTCCATGGTGGCGGCGCGCCGCGCAAATGGCCGCACGGCGCTGCCCTTCGGGACCTTCCTGGCGCCGGCGGCCATTCTGGCCCTGCTGGCGGCACCCGCATTTTTTTCTTGGTATGGGGCATTGCTTCGCCGATAA